A single region of the Austwickia chelonae genome encodes:
- a CDS encoding ECF transporter S component: MTDHDAATPTGSATDRPGATATATRMARGGPFAWRAVDLVTLAVLGVAFGVAFWGFNNVLYPPLKVALQVFPPASASLVGVWLLPAVFGALLVRRPGAALLVELVAANVSMLLGNEWGPAVMISGALQGLGVEIVVALYRWRRWRPDTAIAAGAMSAICEVVLYEWWVYVVEYSTAWKLAYLGFSVVSGAVIAGLGAWALTKALATAGALTAFPPGEERLTADLEDDQDDPAPTSPDGRPGQA; this comes from the coding sequence ATGACCGACCACGACGCGGCCACACCCACCGGCAGCGCCACCGACAGACCCGGCGCCACCGCGACCGCCACCCGCATGGCACGCGGCGGCCCCTTCGCCTGGCGAGCCGTCGACCTGGTCACCCTCGCAGTCCTCGGTGTCGCCTTCGGTGTCGCCTTCTGGGGCTTCAACAATGTGCTCTACCCCCCGCTGAAAGTCGCCCTCCAAGTCTTCCCCCCGGCCTCGGCCTCACTGGTCGGCGTCTGGCTGCTCCCCGCAGTCTTCGGCGCCCTCCTCGTCCGCCGACCCGGCGCAGCCCTCCTCGTCGAACTGGTCGCCGCGAACGTCTCCATGCTCCTGGGCAACGAATGGGGCCCCGCCGTCATGATCTCCGGCGCCCTCCAAGGACTCGGCGTCGAGATCGTCGTCGCCCTCTACCGGTGGCGCCGCTGGCGACCCGACACCGCGATCGCCGCCGGAGCGATGTCCGCGATCTGTGAAGTCGTCCTCTACGAATGGTGGGTCTACGTCGTCGAATACTCCACCGCCTGGAAACTCGCCTATCTCGGCTTCAGCGTCGTCTCCGGCGCCGTCATCGCCGGACTCGGCGCCTGGGCCCTCACGAAAGCCCTCGCCACCGCAGGCGCCCTGACCGCCTTCCCGCCCGGCGAAGAACGACTCACCGCCGACCTCGAGGACGACCAGGACGACCCGGCACCGACCAGCCCGGACGGGCGGCCCGGGCAGGCCTGA